The DNA window TTCACCAAGCCGGTAGAATTGAAGTTAGCCCCTCTCGACTTGTTTGAGCTCATCACCGGAATGACACAGTTCCTGATGCCAGAGGCGCAAAAGAATCGCGTGAATCTCGTAGTCGACTGGGACCAGGCACCGGCCAAGATCCAGGGAGACCCCGATCTGCTCAAGCAGGCGTTTTTGAACCTGCTCCGCAACGGGATGGATGCCATGCCCGAAGGGGGCGACCAGGTTGTCAAAATCCACAAAGGAGTGGATGAGATCATCGTGGAACTCTCGGATCAAGGCGTCGGCATCCCTCCAGAGAGCCGGGAGAAGATTTTTCAACTTTACTTTACGACCAAGTCGAAAGGAAGCGGAATCGGACTGGCGGTTACATATCGCGTCGTACAGTTGCACAATGGAAGTATCGATTTCCGCAGCACGCCTGGAGTCGGGACGACTTTCGAGCTGCGATTCCCAGAATTGGTGGAGGATTAATGCGTAGGTGGTGGCGGATCAAAGGCGGCTTGGCTCTGGCAGCAAGTCTGCTAGTGGAGCAGGGCTGTAGTTTTAAGCGAGAGCCGCGAAAAGCGTCAATCGTGATCCCCCCTGCGCCGCAGCCGGGCCCGCCGCAGCCCTTGCCAGCCCCGCCGCAACTGACTCCCGGCGCAGTGCGTCAGCCACCAGAAACGGCAACCCAGGAGATGCCGACGCTGCCCCCCCCAGTTGAGGCTCCCAAGCCCGCAAAACCGGCCCGGACACGTCGCCCAACGGGGAATGCCGCCCTGCCGCAAGAGCAGCCCAGCACCACGCCCAGCCCGGAAACACCTGCAGCTACCGTGCCCGCACCGGCACCTGCTCTGACCCTCCAGCCGATTTTAGGCAACCAGGAGATTGCGGAGCGCAATCGACGGATCAAGCAGTATCTCGATAAGGCGATGCTGATCGTTTCCCGCGCCGAGAAGCTGAGCCCCGATGGGGCCCAAAGAGAACTCATTGAACAAGTGAAAACCTTTGCGCAGCAGGCCGAAGAGGCCCGCAAGGTCGACTTGGTGCGTGCCGAGAATTTGGCCGAACGAGCCGAAGTCCTTTCCCGCGCCTTGATCAAATAAAAGCACGCCCAACGCATGGTTGCGTTGGGCGTGCTCACTGCGTCCAGAAGTGGAGAGGGTGGGTGTGCAGCGAGAGGAAACTAGTTCGCGGAAGCCGTCGTCTGCGTGCCGGCCTGATCGGCAGAAACGAAGACCTTCATCTCGACGCGGCGATTCTGCTTGCGGCCATCGCGTGTCTTGTTGTCGGCAACGCCATTTTCAGCTCCGTAGCCGGCCACAAAGATCCGGTGCAGCGGAATGTTGTGCTTGGTGGTCAAGTAACGGACCACGGCGTCAGCGCGCTTCTTGCTGAGTTCGATATTGGCAGCCTTATTCCCGGTGCTATCGGTAAAGCCCTGGATTTCGACCACGTAGTTCTTCTTTTCCGTGACCTTGCCGATGGAGTTGTCGATCGACGCCATTCCATCCTTATCCAGTTCGGACTGGTTGATCCGGAAGAGCACCTGATCGGTGTTGGCGAGCTTAAAGTTCTGCATGTTCTCGAAGCGCGTGTTCATGGTGGAATTCATCGCGTTCATGTCCTTGCCTAACTGATCGGCCCGTGTCAGCCCTTGCTCTGCAAGAGCACGGCCATCGGCAGCTTCTTTGCGAGCCAGAGTGGCGTCCTTTTGAGCTGCATCGGCCTTGCCTTCGGCGCCCTGAGCGCGTTCGTCAGCCCGAGCGATCCCTCGCTCTGCTTCTTCAATCGACTTCGCCTGAGCCTGGGTGGTGGCGTCGAGTTCGCCAACTTTCTGGTTGATGGGGGTGACAGTCGTCTTGACGTATTTCTTGGTGGCGCAGCCGGTGATGAAAGGCGCCAGCGCGAGAGCGGCAATTGACGTCGTACGGAAGAGAGAGTTCATGGTAATGCTCCTTGTTATTTTGTCTTTTGGCACGCTGAGATTCGTTTCGGCAGAAACCCCAGCAGAACGCGTCACAATGCCTGCCCCGGTGCCGGTGAAAGCACCCGAATTGCAACGCGTACTGCCAGAGGGTTCATTCACACTACCGCCGTTAAAGCGTCGGTTGCTGCCTCCGAGTGTGAATGAAAGCGAAATCATTGCACTCTCTTAGATTGCAAGCCGGGGGCCAAACTCTCGAACTCTCTTAAGTGATTGATATTGCTACAGAAGGACAAAATACACGTGAGGAGGAACCTTGTAAAAGCTGCGAGTCCAGGTAAGTCTTACGCTGTAGAGAATCCTCGCGAGGAGGCCCGGAGGGATCAGGAACAGGCCTCACACCGGAACGCCGGCAAGCCTGGCAATTTCGAGAGCATTCGACTCATTCGTGATACCTGACTTCAGAATGTAGTCAAACTCCATCGGATCGCCATTGCCAGCCGAGCCCATGTGGAGGTTGGCGCCATGGAGTTCCGGGGCATCGGCCAGCTCGGTCAAGGCAAGATCGTGGGTGGAGAGCGCGCCGATCGCCCCCCGCTCGATGAGAGTCCGGACCACGGCTTCGGCAGCGATGCGGCGGTCCTTTGAGTTGGTGCCGGCAAAGATCTCGTCAATGAGAAAGAGGACGGGTGGGCGCTGTGTCGTCGCGGCCAGAATTTGACTGAGCTTTTCGATCTCGGCCCGGAAGCGGGAACGTCCTTCGGCAAGCGAATCCGAGGCAGAGAGCGAAGTCGCAACCGACAACGCGGACATCCGCAATGTGCGGGCGCACACCGGAGCACCACTGCGGGCCAGGACGAGGTTCAACCCAATGGCACGCAGCAGCGTGCTTTTGCCAGACATGTTCGAACCGCTCACCAGGTGAAAGCGCGTGCCTCGATTGAGTTGCACGTCGTTGCGAACGCAAACATCGCGCGCCAGCAGTGGGTGCCCGATTGCGCTCGCTTCAAAACACAGTTCCTCCTCCGGGACCAGATCGGCCGCAGCGTGATCCGGGTTCTCAAAGGCATAATTCGCCAGTGCGTGCAATGCCTCAAACTCTGCCCAGGCATCCAACCACACTCGTAGTTCTGCCCGATGCTCATCTCGCCAAACTTCAATCTCCAGGCAAAGCTGCGTGGCAAAGAGCAGGAAGAGAGAAGGACCATAAAACCAATCTTTATCACGCTCATACAACATCCGGAGCAGACGCTCCAGACGCCCGAGCGATGCAACGCTATGCGTCACCTGCTGCTGCAGCGCTTGCAATTTTGCCGACTGAAAGGATTGCAACGCCAGGAGCCCGAGTCCTTCCCGCAAGACAGAGATTTCTGCAGCGACCGAGCGGAGTACGGCAAGCTTCTCCTGCACCTGGCTGCGGCAGAAGAGCCCAATCGCGCCGCGCAGCAGCAATACGGCGCAGAGCGACGGCAAGACCACCGACCAGGGAAGGAGTAATGCGATCCCCAAGACAAGAAACACCAGCAGCACAGCGAGCAAGGCCCAGGCCGCGATCCGGATTCTGTTCCGATGCTCCATCACTTCCGAATCGAGCCACTGTGCAAAACTTTCCCAGGTCGATTCTGAAAACGCAAAGTTGCCGAGTACGGCGATTTGTTCGCGCAGCTGCGTTTGCGGCGCCAACTCGCAGACCGCTTCGCGCCGTGCCACGGACTCAGCCAGGGATGGAGGAGAAAGCAAGTAGGCGGCAAGGCCACGCTGGCCAATCGCGGTGCGCGTGGTACAGAGCAATTGAAAGAGAGAGGAAGCGCCCAGAATGTTCAGATCACTCGCATAGGGATGGCAAGGATCTTCAAAGCCAGCCCCGCTGGGCCCGGTCCCATGCCAAGTGCCGGCCAGTCTCGCAGAGCCTCGAGCGTAGAAATCCGCCAGGCGGGAATCGCGATCTTCGCGAGCTGTCGAGCGGGTCCGTAAATGCAGTGCGCCAATGGCCACTGGAAGCGGAGCGATGGCCCAGAAGGGAGATCTGCCCTCGCGCAGGGACAGGATCGTAATCCCGCCAATCGCAACGGCCGCGGCAATCAAGACAAGACCAGATAGAGTGCGGCTTCTCCCTGCGGCGGCAAGTCTGGCTCGGAGATGCTGTTGCCGCTCCGTGTAAAACTCTCGCAGTTCTAAAACCGTCATGGCATTCAGGATAAGCGAGTGATAGGGTGTGGGCATGCGAATCATTGGACTCGTGCTGGCCTTGGGCCTGGCTTGCAGCGCTGCAGAACTGAAACGGCCCAAGATCACGGGGGTGGCGCATATCGCGCTCTATGTCTCCGATATGGAAAAGGCACGCGAGTATTACCATGGCCTACTCGGGTTTTCCGAGCCTTATTCCTTACAGAATCCCGACGGGAGCTTGTCGATGACTTTCTTCAAGGTCAATGACAGACAGTACATTGAGCTCTTCCCAGAAAAGAAAGCCAATACGGACCGGCTGAATCATATCTCGGTTGAGACCGATGACATTGAGGGGATGCGGAACTACCTCGCGTCGAAAGGGGTAGCGGTACCAGAGAAGGTGGGCATCGGAAGAATCAAGAATAAGAACTTCAACGTGAAGGATCCGGATGGAAACACGATCGAGTTTGTACAATACGAACCCGATGGTTGGAGTATGCGCGAGAAGGGCAAGCTGCAAGCCAGGGGCGTTTCATCACATATCATGCACGTTGGCGTGATTGTGACGGCGCTTGAGCCCTCGATGCGTTTCTACCGGGACCTCCTCGGCTTCCAGGAATTCTGGCGAGGGAGTAAAGACGAGAAGGTCTTGAGCTGGGTGAACCTCAGAGTGCCAGACGGCGAGGACTATATCGAGCTCATGCTTTATGCCCAGAAGCCGGAAGAGACCAAGCGCGGCAGCGCACATCACCTCTGCCTTGCCGTTCCGGATATCAAACAGGCGCTGGCGGTCCTTGAAACTTTACCTGCACGGAAGAATTACACCCGGCCGCTCGAGATCAGAACTGGAATCAATCGCCGGCGGCAGCTAAATCTCTTTGATCCCGACGGGACAAGAGCAGAACTGATGGAGACCAAAACCGTAGACGGACATGACCCTCTGTGGTCAAAAGCGCTGGCTCCTTAATGGAATCGGTAGGAAAATTACGCAGCTCTTTGCGTGGAAACAAAATCTGCGCCAGCTCTTTGGCTGGCTTTCGCGGCAAGATTCTGCTTCAAACGAGTCAGACGAACGCGAACGCCGACTGCCGATAAACCAAATGTGACCGATAACTCTTTGCTTGTGTACCCTTCCACGTAATACAGGTTGAGAAGGTTTCGTTCACTGTCGGTGCAGTTACTGACCAGCCGTTCGATGTCCATGGTACTAGGAGGCGTTGGAGCGCCAACTAACATGGACTCAGCAAGTTCAGAGGAGCTGTGCATGCGGCGATAGTACGAATGCAGCAAATTCTTCGCGATTGAGTTAATCCAAACATTCAATGCTTCTGCGTGCCGGAGTTGGGCTCGTGACTCCCAGCCGCGGGCCCAGGCCGCTTGAGCGATCTCTTCGGCCGCATCGAGCCCCGCTCCACCGGAGGCGAGAAAACGTACGGTGCGCCGGAAATTTTTTGTATAAGCGTCCGCAAACTCCTGCTCAGTGAGCGGCACGCACGAATCAGTAAGTGGATTGGGGGAGGTGGAATCAATCACAACAGCGTTCATGCTGAGAATCTGTAGCACGATTTAGGCCAATTGGAAGAAAGCGCCCAAAAGATGCGATCGGAAAAACTCTCCCACTTTTTCACCCAATCCGGAAGAGACACTACGGAAGTTTATTCTTAGTGCGACATTTTGTGGAAGTAGGGTCAGAAGAATCGAGGGAATCATGAAGCTTCACTCACTCCGGGCGAGGCGCCAGGAACCAAGGACAGCTGTGATACATATGCTTGCATCAGCCTTCAGCTCCCCACTTAAGGACAAATCGACGATGAGCAAACCCACCCCATCTCCGTGCAGAAAGGATGGCTACCCCGCAGTTGCAAAGGTTCGCAACCTCACAAAAGTTGGCTTCTTCCATTTCATGGCAGGGTATGAAAACCCTATCCAGGCATTGCGCCATCAGCTAGAAGCCAAGAAGGAAGGTCTAAGCGGTTCGCTCATTGTCCTTCCAGAAGCCTTCAACGTTGGTGATTACAGAGGCACGCCAATCCCCACACCATCCAGCACCGAAGTAGCCGATGCAATGAAGAAAATTGAAGAACTTTGCATTGAGTTCGAAACCGTATTCGTGGCAGGGATATTGATCCCTCAACCAAGCCTAGATCGGTCCAATTCAGCATTTTTGATTAATGGGTTCGCGCCCCCCATTCGACTCACAAGCAAAACTTCGCCGGATGGCTTGGAACACGGGGTCTACTCCCCGTGTACGCAGGATTGCGATCCCCAGAACCCACTGCCCTATGGCGACAACGATTGGATTGCCACACTGATTTGCATGGACGCGCGAACAAGGCCAATCGGAGATGGGCGCGGCGATCAGACGAAAATCCAGTGTCGTATGCAGAAGATCAAGACTGTGATGGAAACTCAGCCCGAGCGCACCAGAATCCTATGCGTCCCCTCCAGCATGCAGTACGGAAACAGCCAAGACCTAGCTGCAGGCCAGAGCTACGATTGGGTCATTCTCGCCAATTCGTGCAATGCTCACGAAAATGTTCCATCCACGATTCTTCAGATTCAGAAGGGAGAGTCCCTGCCCGTAAGGACCTTCGGGGACAAAACAAGCAATGCAGTCTGCGTCTGGCCCATTCGATCAAAACCAGTCTTCCGGAAATAGAAACGGCGTCCCCAATTGGACGCCGGCAATGAAAAAATCTGAAATGGTGCCCGGGGCGGGACTTGAACCCGCACTCCTCTTACGAGAAAACGGATTTTAAGTCCGTTGCGTCTGCCGATTTCGCCACCCGGGCAGAACGATCGTTCTGCATTCACCAGTTTAGCGCTGAGTGTCCCCTTTCAGAACTGCAAATCGAAGCATCCTCTCAACGCGCCAGGAATCGGGCCTGGGAATTCACCGCCGCCGGATCGTTTCGTTTTGGGCTACGCAGATAAGACCCATCCCGTTGCATGATCCTGACCTTTGCTTCATCGCGCAGGTACAACTCCAGAATGTCCTCGCGAATCTGCTTGCCCAGCTTACGGTCCGTAATCGGGACCAGAATCTCGACTCGCCGATGCAGATTGCGCGGCATCATATCGGCGCTTCCCAAGTAGCAGTCCGCCTCGCCGCCGTTGCGGAACCAGTAGATCCGCGAATGCTCCAGAAAGCGGCCGACAATGGAACGGACACTGATATTCTCACTGACCCCCGGCACTCCAGGGCGAAGCGAACAGGCCCCGCGGATGATCAACTCAATCTTCACACCTGCCTGGGAGGCTTCGTAGAGAAGCGCGATGATCTCCTGGTGCGCCAGGGAGTTCATCTTAAAAATGATGTGCCCCCCGCGACCCGCACGCTGGTGCTCGATCTCGCGATGGATCAGGGACTTCATCCGCTCCAGTAAATCGACTGGGGCCACCAGGAGCTTGCGGTAATGCTTCTTTGCCGAATAGCCCGTGAGGTGATTGAAGAGATCTGTCGCATCCGCGCCCAGTTCTTCCGAAGCCGTCATCAGACTGAGATCGGTATAGAGCCCTGCGGTGACAACATTGTAATTCCCCGTTCCAAAGTGGGTATAACGCCGGATCTTGTCCCCTTCTTTGCGCACCACCAGGGCGACCTTCGAATGGATCTTGAGCCCCAGCAGGCCATAGACGACATGAACGCCTTCCGCTTCGAGACGGCGGGCCCACTCGATATTCGACTCCTCATCGAAGCGCGCCTTCAACTCCACCAGAACCGCCACCTGCTTGCCGTTCTCGTTCGCCTCGAGCAGACAATCCACCACCGGCGAATTCGGCCCGACACGGTACAGCGTCATCTTGATAGCGAGCACCGCAGGATCACGCGCCGCCTTGCGGAGAAACTCTACCACCGGGTCAAACGAGTCAAAGGGATGGTGGAGGAGCAGGTCTCCCCGCCGGATCACGGAAAAAATGTCCGAATCCTCGTTCAGCTTCGGATCGAGCGAGGCCGGAATCCGAGGAATAAAGGAGCGCTCCCGCAAATCCCGGCGATCGATCTGGAGCAGATGCTTCAACCGCACCATGCTGATGGGGTCCTCGACGCGATACACGTCCTTCCAATCCGCTTCCAGGTTCGAGACCAGAATCTCGAGCAACTGATCGGGCATCCCCTGGTTCACCTTCACACGCACCACATCCCCAAAACGCCGCGCGCGCACCGACTCCTCAATCGTTTCGAGCAGATCGTCGGCTTCCAGTTCCTGGATCGCAATATCAGCGTCGCGGGTGACATGGAAGGGATGAGCCTCAATAATCTCCATCCCTGGAAACAATTCACCCAGGTGGGACACAATCAGGTGGTCCAGCCAAATGAACCGTTGCTCCTTCGGCTTGACGCGACGCAGCTTCCCGTAGGCTTCAATCGGAATCAGCTGCGGCAGCGTATCAGGCACCTTGAGACGTGCGAAATGCTCCTGCCCGTCGGCGCCCCGAATCAAAATCGCCAGATTGAGACTTAAGTTCGAGATATGCGGAAAGGGACGGCCGGGGTCAAAAGCCAGAGGCGTCAGCACGGGATAAACCTTTTCGAGGAAATACTCGTGAAGGCGCTCGCGGGTCAGAGCATCGAGTTGATGCAGAGAAACCAGTTGAATGCCTTCGGCAGCAAGTGCAGGAATCAGTTCTTCCCGGAAGCAACGCCGGGCATCCACCATCAACTGGGCCACCGCAGGCCGAATGGAATCAAGCTGTGCCGCAGCAGAAAGCCCGTCGGGCCCGGGGTCTTCGAGCCCCGCTTCCACTTGCTGCTTCAGGCCCGCGACACGAACCATGAAAAACTCGTCCAGATTGGAGCCCAGAATGGACAGAAACTTGACCCGATCCAGCAACGGATTCGAGGGGTCGTTTGCTTCCTCCAGGACACGGCGCTGGAAGCCGAGGAGACTGAGTTCACGATTGATAAACAGGCTGGGGTCGTCGAGAGACGGCACCTGAACAGCCTCTACAGCCTTACGTTTCGGATGAGCCATGCACTCCCTTCAGAGTAGTCAATTGGACGGCGCCGGACTGTTAAAGTTGCGTTGCACCAAAGTATACGCAGAGATCGGACTTTCGACCCCGTTCTTGCCGATAGCCCGGACTCCCAGGACAATATCGTCAATCGAAAGCCCTGGCATGAGATACTCCGTCACCTTTCCGACATAGACCTCCCGTTCCCAGAATGGCGCGGTCGTCGAACGGACAGCGATGCTATACCCCGCAATCTCGTCGGGGTCCGAAGCCGGCACCCACTTCATCGCAGCATCATAGCCCTTGCCCCGGGTGAGATTCGGGCCGGTCACAACGCCGCTCGCATTAGTTCGCATCACCTCGGGCGCTGCTGGAGCAAGCGCCAGACTGGCCACCGCCGCTCCGTTCACGCGAGTGACCCGAGCGGTATAGGACGGCGACGCATTCTCAAAGGTATCAGTGGCCGAGTGCTGGTTTGCGTAGTTCTCCACCGGCGTGGTGAAGCGGATGGCCGGATATCCCAAATCGTGGAAAGGCGTGTGATCGCCACCGCGGCTGAAGCGATCCCCACGAAAGACAGGATTCGCCTTCATCGCCGGATCATAGCGCTCGGCCACCTCTCGGACATAGCGGGCCAGGGCACGGGAGGAAGAATCCATCGGGTCGCCCGAGTAGACGTTGACCAGATCAGTGATGCGGCGGCCGTCGCCAGACAGGTCGTTACCAATGATGTCGTTGTTGAAGATCCCGGCAAGCTTGCGCCGGGCCTCGTGGGCGTCCTTGGCATAGGCCCGGCTGCCAAAGAGCCCTTGCTCCTCGCCCGCGAAGGCAACAAAAACAAGAGTCTTTGGCCATTCGTAGGCGCTCATGATGCGGGCCAGTTCCATCACCAGTGCGACGCCGCTGGCATCATCGCTCACCCCGGGAGCATGCGCCTGCTCCGCGGAGGCAACCCAGTCCACCGCATCCTGGCCCGCAGGCACATTCTGCTTGCGGACGATCTGCAGCGAGTCATAGTGTCCGCTGATGAGGATCTCATGCTCTTTCTGTGTCGTGCCCGGCAGAACCGCAACCACATTGACGAGATCGAGATCCTTGACGATGCGGCCTTGCTTGGAGATGCGATGAGTATCGAAATGGACCTGGAGCTTTGGAGAGTAGGATTGAAACTCTTTCGAGATCCAGGTACGCGCCGCGACATTGCCTCGATCGGGGGAATCGAGATCGTAATTCGTATTGCGTGAACCGAAGCTCTCCAGCTTTCTGAGAATCTTGGCAATCCGTTCCTCGGATACGGCATCAATGATTTTTTTGACTTGGGGATGGATTCCCTTGGAGGAGACCTGTCCGCAAAGTGGCAGGGAGAAGACGAGAAGCAGCAGGCAGCGATTCATACTTTGGCTTCCCGCTAGTCTAGCGAAGGCATCCAAAGAAAAACCCACCTCCCCATGCCTGAGCACGGAAAGGTGGGTCTGGGAAACGGAAACGTTTGCGGTTAGAACTGCAAACGCAAACCGAACCGCATCGAGCGCTGGTCATCGAGGGCGCTGGTGATCTGCATGAAATCACCGGCGTTGACGTTCGAGCTCGGGTTGTTGAAGTGAGGCGTGTTGGTGAGGTTGAAGGCTTCCGCACGGAACTGCAGGAGGAAGCGTTCGCTCAACTTGATGTTGCGAAACAGGCCGAGGTCGACGTTCACAACACCGGGACCACGGAGCGCATTGCGGCCCATGGAACCAAAGCGAGCGGTTGTCACACCGGCGAAAGCAGAGCGGTCATAGAACTCACCGGTGCCACCGTTCCTGACAACCTGCGACTTCACCTGCTCGGCAGTCTGGGTGTTACCCGGAGCATTCAGACCACCACCATCGGCGGTGACGGTGAAGGGGCGGCCGGAATAGGCGCCAAAGATGCTGTTCATCTGCCAGCCCTTGATCACGTTTGAGATGATCTTGCCACCAGCGCCAGACTGGCCGAAGGGCAGGTCATACACAGCGGCAAGTTGGAGATTGTGAGGCGTGTCGTAGCCAGAGAGCGCGCGGTTGCGCGGCAACTGGCTCGGCGTGTTGAAGAGGTACTGCGCCCAGCCGTCGTCGTCACTGACGTTGAAGGCTTTGGACCAGGTGTAGGCGGCCTTCAGGACAAGGCCCTTACCGGCATTGCGGGTGGCGGACATCTGGAGACCGTTGTAGTTCGTGTTCGCCTGACCATTCCAATACCAGGTGGTAGCGGTGCGGCCATAAGCAGCGTAGAACGGACGGCCGGTGTTGCCGCCGCCAGGAGCAGCCGCATTGGCGTCCCAATCGATAAAGCTACGGATGGTGTTGGTGCCAACATAGCCGATCGAGAAGAGAACCGAGGAGGGCAGCTTGCGCTCGAGGAAGAAGTTCCAGCTCTGGACATAACCGCGGGTAACAGCGTTGCCACTGATGGTGCGCATCTGAGCGGTGGGCGGCAGGGTGACAGCCGACTGGCTGAGATCGGGACCGGTGAAGGCGGGAATGCCGGCTTCCGTGGTGCCGTAGGGGATGTAAGCGTTGGGGGAGACGAACTCCTGCGCTACCGTCAGCGGATAGAAGCCGCGCAACGGACGGGCAAACGGCATCGGGTTGTAGGTGAGACCATAGCCGCTGCGGATGACCGTGTTGTCGTCGAGACGATAGGCAAAGCCAGCGCGGGGAGCAAAGAGCTTCTTGCTGGTGCTGATGCCGAGATCGGCAGGATTGCTGCCGCGGCCACCGAGCTGCACAAGATTCGTCTTCTCATCCCACTGTTCGATGCCGCCGTAACCGGAACGGGTGGCGAGCGGGTAGAGTTCGTAGCGCAGACCGAGGTTCACGGTCAGCTTCTTCGATACCTGCCAACGATCGCGGAAGAAGAAGCCGAGCTGGTAGTTAAAGCTCGTCATCTTCGACCACTGCAGCGACTTGCTGACGCTGTTCGGAAGGCCGAGATAGAACGAAGCCTGCGAATTGAACTGGCTGGTCGCACTGCCAGGGACTCCGGTGGTGGCCTGCGCGAAGTTGAAGCGTCCGCGCGGACCGGCGCCGAGTTCCGGCTGCCAATGGTTGAGCCAGTGGCGAACCCCTTCAAAACCAAAGCGCATGTCATGGTTGCCCTTGATCATGCTGAAGTTCTGGGTCATGGTGTAGGTGGTGTCGTTGTAGAAATAGGGGTTCCAGGTTTCCGGCAGTCCCAGATCGGTGTAGTTGGCAATCTGGAAGTTCGGGACACCGCTCTCGCGAGGGCTGGCGCCGTTGGTGCCAGGAATCTTCAGGACGTCAAGACCGACGTTCTTTCCATAACCGGTCGGGATCGAATCTGCACCCGTGCGGGTCCAGCCGATGGTCATGTCATAGAGGAAGGTCGGCGTGATCGTGTAGGTCTGGCCGATCGTGGCCAACTGTACGAGCTGGGAAGCATCGCCAACGCCAGAATCGCAACTGCAAGGACCACCAGCGTCACCAAAGGCCGAACGGCCGATGACGAGGGCGTCCATCGCGGCGTACTTGAAGAACATCGTGTGAGCCGCAGAGCGGTTCCAGTTCACCTTCATGTCGTAGTTGTCACGCGTGAGGTTCTGCGGGCCGGTAGCAAAGAAATTGTTCGCGATTCCGGGCAGATTTGCCGTGGGAAGCATGCCATACAATTGCTGCGTCACACGGCTCTGACGGTTGGCAGGAATGATGTTGTTCGGAAACGGTGTGCGGCCAGCTCCGGTCGCAACATTTCCAGTTGCAGGATCATAGATCACGGTCGGTGAAGCCATGAAGTTTCCAGCGCGCTGCTCCGCCGTCGGAACCGTCAGCAGCTTGCTGCGATTCAGGCGTTCGCGGGTACCTTCAAAGCTGCCAAAGAAGAACAGCTTGTTCTTGATGATCGGACCGCCAATGGTGCCGCCGCCAATGCTGACGAGGCTCTTGGGGAGCTTGGGACTCTTGAAGAATACGTTGCGGGCGCCCCAGGCGCTGTTCTCGTGGAACGCAAAGGCGCTGCCATGGAGCGAGTTGGTGCCGGACTTGGTCACCACCGTGGTGGCCGCGCCACCAGCCATGCCCTGTTCGGCATCGAAGCTGTTGGTCGAGATGTTGACGGTCTCGATCGTTTCAGCCGGAGCCACGTAGGCAGTGTGGTGGGGGAGCCAGATGTTGGTTGTAACGGCGCCGTCGAGCTTGGTGACGTTATTGTTCCGGTTGACACCATTGACGCTCGTGGTGAGCGAACGGCCAGGCGTTGAGCCGGCAGAATTCTGGAAACGGCCGGGAGTCGAGCCGGGCACCAGATTGATCAGGCTCTGGTAGTTGCGATAGCGCGGCAAAGGCATGTTGGTGACTTCTTTGGCGCCGATCTCAGAGTGGACGTCCGACTTGTCGGTCTGGAGTTGAGCCGTGGAAGCTTCTACCGTGATCTGGTCGGAAACTTCACCGATCTTCAAGCTGACATCGACACGAGCAATATTGTTAATGGAGATCACAATGCCCGAGCGAGTCAAACCTTGGAAGCCCGGCGCAACGA is part of the Bryobacter aggregatus MPL3 genome and encodes:
- a CDS encoding sigma-70 family RNA polymerase sigma factor, producing the protein MNAVVIDSTSPNPLTDSCVPLTEQEFADAYTKNFRRTVRFLASGGAGLDAAEEIAQAAWARGWESRAQLRHAEALNVWINSIAKNLLHSYYRRMHSSSELAESMLVGAPTPPSTMDIERLVSNCTDSERNLLNLYYVEGYTSKELSVTFGLSAVGVRVRLTRLKQNLAAKASQRAGADFVSTQRAA
- the ppk1 gene encoding polyphosphate kinase 1 translates to MAHPKRKAVEAVQVPSLDDPSLFINRELSLLGFQRRVLEEANDPSNPLLDRVKFLSILGSNLDEFFMVRVAGLKQQVEAGLEDPGPDGLSAAAQLDSIRPAVAQLMVDARRCFREELIPALAAEGIQLVSLHQLDALTRERLHEYFLEKVYPVLTPLAFDPGRPFPHISNLSLNLAILIRGADGQEHFARLKVPDTLPQLIPIEAYGKLRRVKPKEQRFIWLDHLIVSHLGELFPGMEIIEAHPFHVTRDADIAIQELEADDLLETIEESVRARRFGDVVRVKVNQGMPDQLLEILVSNLEADWKDVYRVEDPISMVRLKHLLQIDRRDLRERSFIPRIPASLDPKLNEDSDIFSVIRRGDLLLHHPFDSFDPVVEFLRKAARDPAVLAIKMTLYRVGPNSPVVDCLLEANENGKQVAVLVELKARFDEESNIEWARRLEAEGVHVVYGLLGLKIHSKVALVVRKEGDKIRRYTHFGTGNYNVVTAGLYTDLSLMTASEELGADATDLFNHLTGYSAKKHYRKLLVAPVDLLERMKSLIHREIEHQRAGRGGHIIFKMNSLAHQEIIALLYEASQAGVKIELIIRGACSLRPGVPGVSENISVRSIVGRFLEHSRIYWFRNGGEADCYLGSADMMPRNLHRRVEILVPITDRKLGKQIREDILELYLRDEAKVRIMQRDGSYLRSPKRNDPAAVNSQARFLAR
- a CDS encoding OmpA family protein, translated to MNSLFRTTSIAALALAPFITGCATKKYVKTTVTPINQKVGELDATTQAQAKSIEEAERGIARADERAQGAEGKADAAQKDATLARKEAADGRALAEQGLTRADQLGKDMNAMNSTMNTRFENMQNFKLANTDQVLFRINQSELDKDGMASIDNSIGKVTEKKNYVVEIQGFTDSTGNKAANIELSKKRADAVVRYLTTKHNIPLHRIFVAGYGAENGVADNKTRDGRKQNRRVEMKVFVSADQAGTQTTASAN
- a CDS encoding MutS-related protein produces the protein MTVLELREFYTERQQHLRARLAAAGRSRTLSGLVLIAAAVAIGGITILSLREGRSPFWAIAPLPVAIGALHLRTRSTAREDRDSRLADFYARGSARLAGTWHGTGPSGAGFEDPCHPYASDLNILGASSLFQLLCTTRTAIGQRGLAAYLLSPPSLAESVARREAVCELAPQTQLREQIAVLGNFAFSESTWESFAQWLDSEVMEHRNRIRIAAWALLAVLLVFLVLGIALLLPWSVVLPSLCAVLLLRGAIGLFCRSQVQEKLAVLRSVAAEISVLREGLGLLALQSFQSAKLQALQQQVTHSVASLGRLERLLRMLYERDKDWFYGPSLFLLFATQLCLEIEVWRDEHRAELRVWLDAWAEFEALHALANYAFENPDHAAADLVPEEELCFEASAIGHPLLARDVCVRNDVQLNRGTRFHLVSGSNMSGKSTLLRAIGLNLVLARSGAPVCARTLRMSALSVATSLSASDSLAEGRSRFRAEIEKLSQILAATTQRPPVLFLIDEIFAGTNSKDRRIAAEAVVRTLIERGAIGALSTHDLALTELADAPELHGANLHMGSAGNGDPMEFDYILKSGITNESNALEIARLAGVPV
- a CDS encoding VOC family protein gives rise to the protein MRIIGLVLALGLACSAAELKRPKITGVAHIALYVSDMEKAREYYHGLLGFSEPYSLQNPDGSLSMTFFKVNDRQYIELFPEKKANTDRLNHISVETDDIEGMRNYLASKGVAVPEKVGIGRIKNKNFNVKDPDGNTIEFVQYEPDGWSMREKGKLQARGVSSHIMHVGVIVTALEPSMRFYRDLLGFQEFWRGSKDEKVLSWVNLRVPDGEDYIELMLYAQKPEETKRGSAHHLCLAVPDIKQALAVLETLPARKNYTRPLEIRTGINRRRQLNLFDPDGTRAELMETKTVDGHDPLWSKALAP